From Glycine soja cultivar W05 chromosome 4, ASM419377v2, whole genome shotgun sequence, the proteins below share one genomic window:
- the LOC114408206 gene encoding serine/threonine-protein phosphatase 7 long form homolog has translation MKRHEFLWEPYTATVMSMLPPICLVGSMSWCAVVPLICFHVVEWHQPDRVLRQFGMQQPIPESPSQPWNVHGLTLKGKMDENWFQLLAPFISQWNNRAEFRVDVYARQEGLLSFNSDYMVWYRRKTKMFIDPNNANTATLGEVTETLQYMVSPQGRNTWTVDDLVPYVEKLAILSQEQERIAEPVAHGPASERRFPPQEFHMLQSSVETRGFDRRREIVQAEDFSQHMEQRGHGMYYTPPTFAQYPSQMY, from the exons atgaaacgacatgag tttctgtgggagccttacacaGCAACTGTTATGTCGATGTTGCCTCCCATTTGTTTGGTTGGCAGTATGTCGTGGTGCGCAGTGGTGCCactcatttgtttccatgttgtagagtggcaccaaccggatagagtgttgcgacaatttggaatgcaacaacctattccgGAGTCTCCTTCGCAACCATGGAATGTCCACGGGCTAACACTGAAAGGCAAAATGGATGAAAATTGGTTCCAGCTGTTGGCCCCATTTATCAGTCAGTGGAATAATCGAGCTGAGTTTAGGGTCGACGTTTATGCTCGACAAGAgggcctattgagttttaactcggattacatggtgtggtataggcgcaaaacaaaaatgtttatcgacccaaacaatgcaaacacggctacattg GGTGAAGTTACCGAGACATTGCAGTATATGGTGTCACCCCAAGGGCGAAacacatggacagttgatgatctcgtgccatATGTGGAAAAGTTAGCGATTTTATCCCAAGAGCAAGAGAGGATCGCTGAGCCTGTGGcacatggtccagcatcagagcgtcgatttcccccacaagagtttcacatgcttcagtcaagtgttgaaactcgagGTTTTGACAGACGAAGGGAGATTGTTCAAGCGGAAGATTTTTCCCAACATATGGAGcagcgtggccatggaatgtattacacgccaccaaCATTTGCTCAGTATCCTTCGCAGATGTATTAG